TGATTGGGACCGAACGTCTGCAGTTGGCAAAGGCTTGTGCCGGAACTGATCCGCTTACACTGTGCAATTGGACAGAATGTGGAGGAGATGGTTTTATATGCTgtacaatgttgttgtttttaatattcattCCGTCTCTGTTTTAAATGCGAAGAATGTATTTTCATCAAGATGGCTGTAGTattctatatataaaaaaggtAAACCGTAAGATGCACATCTGGCATTCCAATCAGTCActtgttcttttatttattgttgagtGATTGTGACGCCTCTGACAATCATGCAAGGTGCAACTCAAAACTAAGCTTGTCACACCGATACGTGCCTTTCCGTCCCTGTGCCTCTTCTCagacattttgtatttgtgaatGCAATATAGGGAAAGAGAGGTCAAAGTTAACATGTGAACTAGCGAATACTGCCTTATACAACTGTTCACACAACTATTTCAAGTTGTCAGCAAATCTCATGcagttttcattacaatgtacaataaaaacacATGCTGTCTATTTGTATGTTTTCAACTGTATTTGAAGCAAAAGTGGGATATTAATGAATTATGTTTGTCAATTCAGTGTTATGTGTTAAATAAAGAGAATTTCAGTTGAATTTTGTTTGAGCTggtaatttatttcattattaggtaatttcacatttttcttttaaataaaccTGTCAAATAACCATGTACCCATGAGTTGTGCCATGATATTgtcataaaaacacaataacaatattgaacACACTGTCAACATTTCAAAGTGATAGTGAATGTGGCATAATGATGCTCCGTAAAATAATCAcctaaatcatttttttatgcagatttttttcaggaaacaaagagttgaaccatttgcatcatgagatgatttaggctatatgtatatatggaaggaaaaataaataaatacacatatatatatattgcaaaaaaatgacttcggcaattattttaagagggtgacaataTGGCATATTGCCTAAATACCATCATTAAGTAATGCAAAATGTGTGCTCACTGTAATTGAATCCTACTAAATTCTGCTGTGACCAGGCTGCCGCTTCCAACTGTGATCACGTTGCCTGCCCAtgatattgggggaaaaaaacagtaaagTAAAATAGCTTTAGATGatccattacattttaaaactacTCCCTGCTGATAAAGAGCCCTTCTTACTGACCTGAACCTTGCCTTGTGCATTTAATCGCCCAAACTGCAGTGTTAATGCCTCTCCCCCACCAACATGATGGAGTCTTTATTCTTTGCTTACACACAGATAAACACGCGCACTTAAACAGATGCCAATAATGCATGTAAGTGGTAGTTTGGGTCTGCTTTAATGCTCCTTAGTAAGTCGATTTGATGCATAAGTAGATTGGCTGTACTCATACAGAACAGAATAATTTTTGGTGGATTATTAGAGAACAAGGGTTATGTTGTTAATTTTCCCAAAAATGATTCATCCCTGCACGGTGATGCATGTAAACAGGCATGTTCAATGTTATGTAATTTCGACACGATTAGCCATTCCATAATTGTCAGTAAGACACAATTTAGACGCGACCATAAATGGTTAATCCTTCAACAAACTGCCTACCAGTTTATTTAAGGTGGTTTTGGCAATAGTTTTGGCAAACttcaggttaaaaaaataaataaataaataaataaaaaaagaaagaaaaagtgatgTGAGTCTGCACTGGgaaatgtcacaaaatgttGCACATCCCTGTTATTTGTGGGAAGTGTAGTCCAGCATGGAGATGGTCTTCTGGCAACATAGGGACTCCGTCCAGGACCTCAAGATTTGGCAAGCAGGAGAACACACTGTGTGAAGGAGTGGGAGAAGTGGGCATGATTGGTGCATGCACTGACAAATTTAGGATATcatggctggactggccatctggcattgAGGGCAGATGCTCGGTGGGCTGGTGTCTGTTTTGGACAAtggggtgctttttttttttttctctcattttgttccatttttccaTTCACTGTTAGGCAGCGAACTCAACCAATGAACTTCAGTGGATAAGCTACGTGTAGGAGCCATGTGTGAGTATAAATTTCATAAGAATATGTCATTGAGTAGAAAGTTTGGTTCTTACAGTCAATTTCAAGTATGTCCATTATTTTCACACTATGGCAACCAAACAACATGGCTTAGAAGCTGTTGTTTAACATACCATCTGCAGTCATAGTTTCATGAAATAATTATAAAATGCACTCGTATCCAGACCCTTGCTCAACACAGTCATAATAAgtattaaaagaagaagaaaaagaagaagaagcatttAGAATGGTCAAGAATTAAGagatttttgttattgtggttTTGACATACGATTTGAATGAATGGACGATAACGGTGTTGGCTGTTGCCCTTAGCTTGCATTAGAAGCAAAGcaacagcaaacaaaaataagcaaagcaacaacaaacaaaaataagcaaagcaacagcaaacaaaaataagcaaagcaacagcaaacaaaaataagcaaagcaacaacaaacaaaaataagcaaagcaacaacaaacaaaaataagcaaagcaacaacaaacaaaaataagcaaagcaacagcaaacaaaaataagcaaagcaacaacaaacaaaaataagcaaAGATACAGCAAACACAATAACATTCACAAGTAAATTAAGCTCAGCAAAATGTTTACTTAGACTTGATTCTTCTTGTAATACGAGTAAAGGCAAGGTTCTTGAcatgtgtgcattttatttcatgaaacccTATCTGTAGATGATACGATAAACTGAGGACAGCTAAAGGGCTTAATGAGACACCGACAGAAAATGAAATGCCTGAATTGAGTAAATAAATCCCCCAGACCACTTTATGAGGTCACTATCATagattgtaaaatgttttgtttttgcttcctACCGTGCACGATAGTCCTGAGAGAAGGTAACTGGGTTGAGGTTCAAGTTTAGGGATCGCAGAGGACTGTTCCTCAATGCGTCCAATCCCGCCAGGGAGCTGATGGCGTTCTCGGACAAGCAAAGTTGCTCCACGGCCGGAAGTTTTGGCAACTGACGTAAAGACACCAGATGGTTTCGATGCAGATTTAGTATCCTGCACCTGAAAATAGCAGAAAGCAAAGTGGAAGTATTTTGTATGAGCTTCTTATGGAGAAAGGAAGTGATGCTCCTCTTGACCTTGGCAGACGGACAGAACTCAGGTTGCTGAGGGAGTTGCTGACCAACTGTAGTTGCTCCACGCGGATCAACCTGCGGAGTATGCGGAGAAAGTTTTCTTCCTGGAAAGCGTCACCTAAATCCTGGTAGGAAAGATTTAGCTCCTTTTGGGAGGAGGCATGAGAAGTTAGAAGGAAATAACTTATCATTAGTTCTGTCACacataacaaaaatgtcataattcACCAGACAGTTTTCCCAATTCTCTTGTCTTCTCTCTTCCCAACTCTGCCCCTCCTCgtctctcctcctcttcctcctccatctCTCAACACAGACTGAATCCGCCTGTCTTTGAAAGAGCTCCTCATCGGTTGGCCCTTTGGGTGACatcaaatatctttttttttttttatggcattaTCTGACGATCTGATTCTAAAAACAGTGACTGACTGTTAGAACAGTTGATCCAATGTCAGCCTATCCAAGCTCACTGGGCAAGAGGCTTGGTCTATCTTGtctttaattcaatttaattgcACAATGTGACAAATCCTAACCAATCTCAGcgacaaaaaaacactcacaaTACTTTCGATATTTGATAAAGACGCTGTTTCaatttgtatttacatttgaGCCCCTGTTCAAAAGGGGACAGTGACAAATAATAACGATCTGAATTTGATGCAATGCAGGTTATGTGATGTCCTACTGAGGCACACCTTCTCGGACCCTGGGACAGGTCAGCTGATCTCCGGTGAGGTCACACTGCGGCAGGTGATGCCACGAAGCAAACCGGAAGCGGCTAGCTGGAAGCTGTGTGCAAAGGAGAAAAGCATGCAGGCATGAAATGACTCAACAAAGTTGTCCTCAAATCAGGAATGTAAGAGGTGTGATTCTTTAACAAACTAAATATTTTCCAAGAAGTTTCATTCAGCGTTACTGTAAATCTTCTGCTTAAAACACAAGAATGTTAAGCCAAAACGGTTGGTGCCAAAGAATAAAaactgacaacaacaaaaaaaaagtgcaaatcatTGAGTCTATCCACAGAAGGCAATTTCATTCTCATGTTCTCacaaaatgtaatcaaattGCCTTCATTGATCGGATGCCAGCTGGGACATAATGGTGGAAAGAAGGAGGGCAGTAGAAAATGGGGGCGAGACTGGAGTAATGGCACACAGCAGTTTAATGAAGCATAAATGTCCATTAGCGCAGCAATGTGCTTGTTACCTGATATTACCTCAGTAGAAATGTTCAGTCAGTGTGACTTTGGTTGATGATATATACGGTAACTTACACAACTACCCTATTAAACTAAATAATAGCGCTTGTAGATCCGTTTTTGGATTTATTATCTCAGCTGGGTAGCACGGTGATTAGCGggtagcacatctgcctcaacaGTGGAGTAGTCCTCAGTTCAAATATCGACTATCTCAGCACCTCTAGCTTATAAGTAGTGTTAACTATAACTGATGGATTTTTATTAACAATGTGAGTCATACATAATGTTACTCCCTTTTATTCAtactgaaaaatgtgttttaatatcAAAACTGGCTGGTGAACATGTACACATCTAGAATACACTGTAATTGCTGAATTGTACATTCGCTCTGTTCATTTGTAATCCAAATGAGTTTAGCCTCTGAGACCTCGGAGTAAGGTGGCCTTTAAGAACAAAACGTTTCTTGACCAAGCACTTTCTCGTAAAACTTTAAAAATCTTATGAGGTAGTAAATTCTCAGTAATAGGAGGTGTGCTAGTAATATGCAAACGTGTGTCGTAATCCAATCTATTCCGGTTCCGTTGCAATAAAATGTAGAAACATTTGGCTTGGTGGTTAATGGAATGTTTTGTGGCTCCCTCACTGACCTTTTCAACCTCCTCGTCCTCACGTAACTCTACACTATTGCTGCAGTGCATACACAGGAATTGGCCTGCTCCACTTTGATGTTGCTATACTGGCATCAAGCATGACAAAATATGACACACTTTTCTCCATTTTTAAACTACACCACAGAGAGAGTCTGTAATTCATGTCAGGTACCATTTTCTGCAATTAACAGCTCCCAGGTATTTTAATATGTCATCAAAATACCCCCAGGTTCGAGCATCTTGTTTACCGAACTGACTGGAACAGAAGTGAACTGTGCATCAAACTGAATGATGCGGATGTGTGAGTCACTTACAGGTGTGGATCCAAGCCCAGAATCATGACTCCGGTGCACGGAGGCAGGCAAGTGTGCCACACCGAGCTCGGAGTAGTGGGACAAGTGGGATTTGGGGAGGCTGTCGCTCAGAGTGTTCACACCTGAAGAACTGAAAGGAGAAAGAGAAGTGCATGATGTTGTCTGTAACGGAAGCTGTGGCATGCAGTGAGAACCTGACCACCAGCCGGGTGCTTGAGTTACAGCCTGGGACACCTGAGCAGGTCTGCCACTGGTTTATAATAGTCTGTGTGCACCTCTATAATTGATTGAATTGAATGCAGAGCACCAAATATACCAGTTTGGGCTTCAGTTATCGACTGACTTTATGCCCTTTTCAAATATTATATAAGGCAAAATCAATCTATTTGCTGTTGACTAATGATGTGTGTGGTAAATTGGCTCTTCAACCATGGGAAAAATAGCTAAATTAAAGTTAATTTTACTATACACACATTTCAGTTAGGGGTGTCAAGCGAttcaatttttaatcgtaattaattgcatgacgtcacaattaatcacaaactttatatctgttctaaatgtataataaaatgtacaatgaaaatattttttccaagtttaatgCTCTTATTggcataaaagtggaaaaaatattaacttatagaaataattataataataatgatttcataattattcataaaatttagttaaaattaaaaatatgtcctctgagtgtgatattgattagtattgaggtcatttttatgccactagatggcataattgcatttgtaaaacgTTGGTGaccgctcagtgcatttttcttttcatattaagagctatataACATGaactaacttgtgaaattctgcacatttttaaaattgtaaaatacaacttgaccccagtctccacaaatatatgcataaaaaaaatagtgtccttaaaataactttaaattaactcgaaATTAACACccttgttttgattttaaataaaatgactttaaataaaatgcaatcTGCTTAGTCTCTCTTAAACTAATACCAAAATATAAGGCAGTGACTTCCCTATTTGTACAGACTTAgacgaagtaaaaaaaaacacaccaaccgAGTCACTCCAGGTTACACGTACTGTTATCTGATGTTTGGCGCCAAACAATACCGGTGTGAGCTCACCTTTCGGACATGTCCCAATCTTGTGTATTCTGCCAGCCGTTAACAACACATTGTGAGTGGTAGCATTGGGCTTTGCAAAGGTGCAGCTCTGACCCATGGAGGCGAATTCTTGTGCTGCCGTTCACTGCGAGTAACTTTCCTCCTGCTCTTGAGCTGCCTCAGTCAGGTGAGACGATCCTAGTGCTACAGGACTGTAGCTCCAGTGTTGCCTAGCAACTGTGTTAAAGTGAGGAAGGTGGAAAACATTACAAGGTTGGTGGAGCACACATAGTCAAggtgaaaaataatctaatttgaCTCTTTGATTACTTTAACGAGAGAGAGATGAGAAGAACTTAATATAAGAGATATTTTATTTGCCCTGAGTTGCCTTCTTTGTTATATAATAGCCTTCTGCTGCCTCATGGCTCATGTTACTGGAGGCTTCCCTTTGTTCTGAATTTGTGTTTACGAAACTATTTTAACATATTTGTGTTTTAAGACGCTCATTTATTTAGCATTCCCAAAACGAAACATTGCAACATACAAAAAATCCAGTTTAACTCACATTCCTCAGATATTAATCCGGGGCCCATATTAGTTAGTCCaccatattacaaaaaaaagacaatcatAAGCTCAAAatcatttatctttttattgaTCATAACAGTGTATACAGCTGGTGTTATTGTCTCCTTAAATATGTACAGCCAAAAAATTGGTGcagtggaccttttttttttcagtgcgcCAGCAAGCCTCAGTTGGTCTCTATGGCAACTCTGCAGTCTCCTCAGCTCACCTGTGAGATGCCCAGCAAAACTTGCTCAACCACTCGCATGTGATAAGGCATATTATAGTTCTTCGGCAGTTTTATTATGTGCCAatggtgtaaaaaaacaacaagattaTGGTCTGCTGGATGTTCATTACTAAGACTGATGATTGCGTGTTTTCGCCACAATAAATACTGAGCATATACAGTAGAACACTGTGTTAAATATATTAAAGGGCAACACAAGGTACAAATAGTTAGTGttagtatgtttaaaaaaataagataatgAAATGTTCTTGTGGATTGTGCGTGTGTGGATGTAGAAAGCAGAGAAACTAAAACATGGTTCTGCATGAATATCATGTGCACTCGCATAGAATACTCTCCATTACTTAACCAGagaatatttacaatttaacccTCCACGTGTCTACATCCATGAGCTCTCTGTATCAAaacacacttttcttttttcaatatACAGTATAGCATAATAATCAATACTTGATATCTTCATAAAATACAGCTGCAGGTGATGATAAAAGAAGTGGGATTAATCTGATTGGCTGAAAATGAGTGACATCACGCCAGGGGTTACACGGAGTAAAAGTCATGGTCGTTAGGCTCGATGACTTCAGGGGTGAGGACCCTGCCCATGAAGAGGATTGACCCTGaaggaacacacacacagatgcacAATATGGTTTAGTGTTTTTACACAAAGCAACACGATGGGCTATATTTTCATAGACAGGCGAGTGCCAGGCATAAAAACTGGCACATCTTCAATTTCACACTGGGTCAAGTCTCGTTGACCATGTTAAGGAATGTGGCAGACCGTACTGCACCTTTTCTGGGTGTTCTGGaggaccgtttttttttttttaaattacaggcCCACCCGCAATTTAGTGACAGAGCGCAGCCTAGACTATGTTAAATCAGGGCTAAGTTGTGGCTCAGGTGGTGTAGTGCAAATTTTGGTGGGTTTGATCCAGGCACAGGCAAACAGATTGTGTGCTCCGCTTATAGGTGTGGTGGATGTTGTTGTATTtctttcataaatatgacagcaGAGTGGATCAAGCATTATtactatcatcatcattattatatttGTAAGAACACAGGGCGTGGGGGGTGTAGATGGGTGTCAGAAATGGACACAAAAGATCGGGGTGGAAGACCAtctgttcactcccacaacagAGCAAACACCCCTTCCTAACTGTGccactacaaaaataaataaataaaaaactccacTCAGGCACGCAGTTAGACTGCACTTTGCACTAGATTTGGGCTGGGCACAAAAATAGGGCTCGATGTGTCAAGTTACAAACATACACACTCACTCACATACCTGTTCTCCGATTtctgatgatgaagaagaatggGTGATCAGCCATGACTTGTGGGTACAGCACAAGAGTTCTGGTCTGGGCGATCATTCCTGTGAGACAGACAAGAAAACTGTGAAGCAAAAACATCATTTACCACTAGAAGGGGGAAATGTTTACAGTTTAACATTCTCCATCTCCACTTAGTAATATAGGTCAGGTCTCAAGGTTCGAGGTTCAAATTTTAGCTGTGaagtttgcatgctctccctgtgcttgaaaaaaaaaaggaagattcTCAGGGATTGTTTTACTAATatctctaaattgtgggctcACTCTCTCAGGCTGGGGTGTGTTATGGTCCTTATGATCTATTGGGACTGCAATCGATTTCCAAGCAAGATCCCAAATAGCTGGCACTTTAGGCAGCTCTGATGATTTTCACCATGGAACTTATGGAGAATTGCAAGGACAAAATAAAGCTTgaagtgatggaattggaagtgttAGTGGAAGACAAACAAACCCATGCGTTACAGAAAATACATTGATTGCAGTGATAATTTTGGGGAAGCCAACAAATACGTTTAAAACACAACACAGAGTTGAAAGGTTTTATCAGATGATATGGCATGACCCCTTCTTGTGACTGGCCTCTATAGTCAGCGATTAGATCATTCAGAAACTTGAAAATGGCAATGCTGAAGATACAATATGTCAATGCATTTTATTTCGGTATcttaaatatgttttatgaTTTTGTGCTTTCAGACGTGCTATTTAGAGATGCTAAAAAATGTGGAATGAAATGTGTGTGAATTGTGCATGTACTGGGTGTGCCCTCATCTGTTTGCATGAGCAAACAAGTTTTCCTCCGTTTTAACTTTACCACTGGTCACTTAGCTGGCACAGCGATCAGCCAcctccaaaaaacaaactcccaatcaatcaatccgatcaatcaatcaatcaatcaatcaatctttattTAATAGCACCAGGGCGGTGCTAAACTGCAATAATAGTCTACCTGATCCGACAGCTCCCTCCGCTCCCTCCTCAGTCACCTCCAGGTAGGCTTTCTGCACTGCTCTGCCAATATAAAGCTCCTTCCCACCTGAAACAAATtgcacaaagacaaaacaaagatCATTACTTGCTTACTTTCTAGGGCACATCCATCAAAGACGTTAAGACAATGTGTGCTACAAGAGAGTGGCGCTGCAGGGAcctgatggagaaaaaaaaaaaagaaaaatcatgttCTCTGGGAACAAACTGAGCTGACTGCAGAAAGAACATAACATTCACATCAGTAGTTATACTGTGAAAGAGGCTGCTATTGTCTAAGTATATGTGATTATTTCTCCATGCCTACATATACAATCATTTTTCTCACTGAATCTATTTTTACAAGGGGATGCGACAGTTTCAACCTGCCCACTCAGTGGCAGTTACCTTGGTTACCTCAGCAAGTACTGGAGGCAACTTCAGTGCAGCAAATCAACACATAATGAACCAATTTTGAATGTAGATTTACTTTGCAGCTATAGCAACCACActgatttgatttcaaaattaTATTGGTCATGTATCAGATGTTTGATAGACCAAAGTGACTCACCTGTCATTCCAGAGAGATCAGCATCCTTAGTGAAGATGTTCTTTATTCCGAGTGCCTGCAGAGTTTCTTTAAGGTCCATTTTCTGCTCCACTTTGAACCTAAATGATGCAGTCACAACATTAGGAAAAAGGAAACTCTCTCAGAACGATATAGTGCAGTTCTACATCACTGTACTGTAAATGACTACTAGCACCgtaatatacaatatatattgtTCAATCCAGTCCGGTTCCTTGGCTTTCAGTAAAGATTTATTTGACTTAATCCAGCTCTTAATATCACCATTATCACATTGCAAGTACAGAAACCATTAATACTGTCACTGTTTCCATCAGAAAACCTGCTAAGCCTGTTGGCCATGGACAGACTGAGAACCACATTCGGTCTAGGAAAATATTCCTCCAAGGGATTGGGGATGTGGACAACGACAATATGCACCAAATCTCGTGCTGAAATCTGACATCCACATATATGGACTGGAAG
This genomic stretch from Festucalex cinctus isolate MCC-2025b chromosome 13, RoL_Fcin_1.0, whole genome shotgun sequence harbors:
- the LOC144033283 gene encoding uncharacterized protein LOC144033283 isoform X1 — its product is MSESSSGVNTLSDSLPKSHLSHYSELGVAHLPASVHRSHDSGLGSTPLPASRFRFASWHHLPQCDLTGDQLTCPRVREGPTDEELFQRQADSVCVERWRRKRRRDEEGQSWEERRQENWENCLELNLSYQDLGDAFQEENFLRILRRLIRVEQLQLVSNSLSNLSSVRLPRCRILNLHRNHLVSLRQLPKLPAVEQLCLSENAISSLAGLDALRNSPLRSLNLNLNPVTFSQDYRARVFSCLPNLEVLDGVPMLPEDHLHAGLHFPQITGMCNIL
- the LOC144033283 gene encoding uncharacterized protein LOC144033283 isoform X2, producing MSESSSGVNTLSDSLPKSHLSHYSELGVAHLPASVHRSHDSGLGSTPLPASRFRFASWHHLPQCDLTGDQLTCPRVREGPTDEELFQRQADSVCVERWRRKRRRDEEGQSWEERRQENWENCLDLGDAFQEENFLRILRRLIRVEQLQLVSNSLSNLSSVRLPRCRILNLHRNHLVSLRQLPKLPAVEQLCLSENAISSLAGLDALRNSPLRSLNLNLNPVTFSQDYRARVFSCLPNLEVLDGVPMLPEDHLHAGLHFPQITGMCNIL